A genomic segment from Daphnia pulex isolate KAP4 chromosome 5, ASM2113471v1 encodes:
- the LOC124194039 gene encoding uncharacterized protein LOC124194039, with amino-acid sequence MASTNPTLKKIGDRMRKHPERRILNAFTVDDISTIVKEQAALILVKSTAESFIEDSYKINKECKVTLAEKTFFSRPQTFSYPKNSPIVKSVDYNLLLMQQAGLIQYAEKRSAVPYNRCSISEAKKIAANKAVPLKLKDVAGAFAILAFGSALSFIVLFVECIFKKMNTK; translated from the exons ATG GCTTCAACAAATCCGACCCTGAAGAAAATTGGGGACAGGATGAGAAAACATCCGGAACGAAGAATCCTTAATGCCTTTACTGTTGACGATATTTCGACTATTGTAAAAGAACAAGCCGCCCTAATTTTG GTAAAGTCTACAGCAGAATCCTTCATAGAAGATAGCTATAAAATCAACAAGGAGTGTAAAGTAACTCTGGCCGAAAAGACCTTCTTCAGTCGCCCACAAACTTTCTCCTATCCGAAAAACAGCCCCATAGTCAAATCCGTTGATTACAA TCTCCTGTTGATGCAACAAGCGGGATTGATCCAATACGCCGAAAAAAGATCTGCCGTTCCCTACAACCGCTGCTCTATCTCAGAAGCGAAGAAGATTGCAGCTAATAAAGCAGTTCCACTTAAACTTAAAGACGTGGCCGGGGCGTTTGCTATTCTCGCCTTCGGATCCGCATTGAGCTTCATTGTTCTGTTTGTCGAATGTATCTTTAAGAAGATGAACACAAAATga